Within Triticum dicoccoides isolate Atlit2015 ecotype Zavitan chromosome 1B, WEW_v2.0, whole genome shotgun sequence, the genomic segment GACACGGGGCACTAACTAAACACGATTATCACCTAAACTAATGGGCCACATCAGCGTCACCGGaacctcgccggcggcgaccaaaacgacggcggcgtGGCTCGGAAACACGCTACGGGCGGCAGTTTGGCTTGCTGAGGgtaccagggcatagcccttgcgCCCGCGCATCCAGCAGAGGCAGCGGCAGGTCGCGGGgagaccggagctcgccggaaataagctcacggcggcggccggagttcgggttagCACGGGGGCGGCGTTAGGGAGCACGACAGGGGGTGCGGAggggtgctatggcctcctgggggtgcactgagcacgtCTGCGAGCTCGGTTTAGACGGAggcgaaccaaaacgacgacggcgacaagtccggcgccggtgaggtctcggtctcgacgggaACGGAGGCTATGATGAGCTAATGGACATGGGAGAAGGGGGGATTGGTAGAGGAGCTCACGTCgagtgcagaggtggcctcggcgtgctcagggaagcaccggagcgagcggggcggcgagagggatctccggcggccggcgatgaagatgatgaagatggcatcgatgcagggcctccggcgaggcgTGGCTGGACGGAGAGGATGAGGGAGGCGTGGCAATGATCGTGgacacgtcggggaggcgagggggaggcggtggatgCGGCAGTGCTCGTCGGCGTTCTCGGGCGCCCACGAACAgagagaggggaggaagcagaggagggggaagagagAGCTGCGAGGGGAACAAGGGGGAAGGTctcgggcgtctccgtggcgcgttCAGAGGAGCCGGggtggagccaggcaggcagggagggaggaggtggccggtgcggggcggccacgcgcctccgtccttctggcgggggaggaagacgacagaggaggctgcggtgggctgggccagtagtagttgggccgggtgggctgccaggtaaggcaGGTgagttttctctcctctctgccttttcctatttctgttttgttttctattttctgtagttgtttgggctttattaaaaataccagagcacttctaaaaatcctgaaaataattgtgggcaccttctgaaatatatgcaacagcccacatttagtttcagaattatttgagcatttaaattatttatagcattcaactgcccaaattcaaatactttatgaattaattcaaaaatccataaatggccaagaaatatgctcatcatttttttggcagaggttttcacctttattaaaaatcatgaacatttccaaaggcattttgggtttattgaagattattttaggttgaacctatttgatttgatctggtgctagggtttgaacaatccccatttcaggtttaaatgaaatttaaacatgatgcagcaaccaagctagtccaagtgcatagcaaggctagggacgtgacacCAGTCCAATCCATTTGGTTCCCCAACCAAACATGCCTAAGGTTACGTTTAGTATGCGAGCTCGTCTAAACAATTACAAATGAGCAGCCTTGTCAGTCGTGACAAATGCAGCCCAAGTGATCACTGTTCAATTCTGCACATGTTCTGTTACCCTCTTTTTATTCAGGGTCAACTGCTTGAGTAATACTTTTGCAGTTACTAGAGTAAAGTTGAATGATCTGTCCTCCTTCATCTTTCATTTCTTAATGATGTTGTTAAAGaatcattttctttctttcttcaggaACTTCAGAAACACGGTAGCCAGGATATGATCATGGCTTTGGTTGGAAATAAGGCTGACCTAGATGAAAAACGCATTGTGTCTTCTCAGGtgtgcatatttttctgggagaatGTGTCTTGGGATATTGATGCTGAATGAATTATAAGGAGATTTTGAACCATATATGCTTTGCTCTCTGAAGGAAGCACAGGAGCACGCAGACATGAGCAATATGTTTTTCCTTGAGACATCGGCGAAGACAGCTGATAATATAAACCAACTATTCGAGGTATTTATCAATATCTAAGATTACAGTAAGCAATTCGCTTTTGCAAGTAGAGAGAGGTGGTGACAAACGTCACAAAAACATTAGATTTACCTAAGCTCTATTCAGGGGTGTACCCAGAATTGGGCCACGTCCAGGGCTAGACAAGAGATTGGTACGGGCTGGGCCTTTTCCCAGTTTCTAGACATTTTTGTTGAGTGACGCAAAGTGCTTGTGACAGAAGATCAATGCATgtttattactccctctgtaaacttttataagacgttttaggtCACTAGGGAGTACTAGATATGCTGATTGGCCTGTGTGCATAAACTGAAAATAAtggaattctgaaatatttttgatgTTACTTTTCTTTGGAGAAAACCTTGTGTTTTTTTGTTCGAAACGTCTAGACTCTCCCAATCCAACCATCATCGTCATGTTTTTTTTATTCGTGAAAAATTGCCGGTTTTATTACACGTATGGCCAGGGCCTGTTTTCGAAgctaaacttcctgcacatgctatTGTTGCGCTGTTCCCAGTAGAGGTATCAATAAAAAATCATGTTAAACACTGTATTTTACTTGATGACAGGAAATTGCCAAGAGGCTGCCAAGGTCTACACCACCGTCCTGATTAACATCGGTCTGTGTCGTAAACAACCTGAGTGATTGTGTAACTCACAATATGAGTAGAAACGCCTGGACGAACATTTGTGGCTGTTTCAACATGCCAGGTCAAGCCATCTGTATCTCTGCGAGCATACCATTGTTTTTGGAAACATAGCTCATGTAAAGCTTGTCCATTGCGCTAATTCTGTCGAAATGGTGGGGGTATTCTGCTCCCAGCACGGGTAAGTTAAATGAAGCTTATGGCCGTGCTCTAACGCATGGATGTTCAGCAAGTATGATAATATGGTTGAGACTGAAACATCTTACTATCAATGCAGTGCATTGTTTTTAGGTTCGGTTTGACTCGCCTGTTGAGCCGCCATTGACTGTACTGTACTGTACTGGAAGGGTTCATTGCTGTCACTGTTGTGGATGATTAATTTGATTagattactactagtactagtagttaaTAATGATAGCAGTTTTGCTGATCAAGGCTTCGGATCATGACCCTTCCTTGTTCTTTCCTTGTGCTGTGTCAGCTTGATCTCACTCAGTTGACATTATCCTTGTGTCGTGTGAAATAGAGAACCAAAAACAAAGGTCTGCTTGGTTATCTTGATGCACTTTTCAAAGGAGGAAAAAGACTTGCTACCTTTTTTTTTTTGAAGACTTGCTACCTGCGAAGGGGAAcaatataagagcatctccaacagccgcggtatagcgccgcgcgcaaaaaacctgttaGCGCGCGCGCTgcgcctggtttggcgcggcgtGCTGCGCCCGCTCCAGCAgctgcgctaaaatgcagcgcgcgtgccgctccagcagcgcgcaaaaatCAGCGCGCacaaaacattttttttaaatttttgaacGCATAGATAAAATAAAAACTAGATAGATTGCATAAATAAAAaacgatacaaaggtattttacatcggtgcaactagatagatagttcgaaagcatagataaactacggtgcaactagataGAAACTACTCTAAGTCGCTACCATCGCTATCATCCTCGGCGGTGTCTAGCCAGATGTCCAGCCACCGATCATCGTTTGGCGTGAAGAACGACTGCCCACCTGCTGCAATGATGTCGGACTGCGCATTCGCCAACGCCTTCCGCTGACGCCTTTCCAACCGCTTCTCGCGGCGCCTTTGCGTGTCCTCCGCGTGGCGCCTTGCCCAGTAGGCCTGCTCGTAGGCGATGTCCTCTGGGTGGCgctggcgccactccgccatgacccgctcgtcctcctgggcgacgaggaggcggcgttgccgctcggcgtgctccgcacggtcttCCGTTGTGTGCAGACGAGGCAGAGGGGCGAGGTCGAGAGCTTGCTGGAGCGTGTACACATCTTGAAAGTTCATCTGGCCGCGCGGCCggcctaggcgccacgccgccgcgtcgtacgcgcgggcggcctggcgcgccgtcccgtacgtgccgaggccgagccggagttcgccggagcgtaTCTCCGCGGTGTAGACGCCGTTGGGGCGCAGGCGGATGCCGCGGTAGCCGgacgctcctcggcggcgcggcggcatggcggcgcgtcggtggcggggcgctggagcggcgGAGGCGCGTCGGTGGCGGGGTGCTGCGGCGGAGGCgcgtcggtggcggggcgctggagcggcgGAGGCGCGTCGGTGGCGAGGTGCTGGAGCGGCGCGTggcagaaagaagaagaggagaagaggaTGTGCGAGAGAGGCGCGTGGCGCGCGCCGCATTTTATAGGCGCGCCGGAAGCGGTGCGCAAAATATGACGCGCGCGCAAGCGGTTCCCGCGCGCGTGATTTTCCCGCCGCCGCTGGAGCGCGGCAAAACGCCCCACGCGCGCTAAAGGCTGCGTTTACCGcgcggccgttggagatgctctaaagtccATAAAACTACTGCTACATAGCAAGAATTGTGCAGGAGACACAGAATGGACACGAGATGCGGCTCAAGCCTGTATCCGTCGTCTCCTtcctcgcgtcgctcctcttccagTTCCTCGCCGGCGGTGACGGGCACTTCATCTACAACGGCTTTGATGGTGCGTGGCTCGAACTCGACGGCATGGCCGTGGTCGAGCCTGACGGCAAGCTCGCGCTCACCAACGTCACGTCCCAGCTCAAAGGCAGCGCCTTCCACCCGACGCCCCTCCGCTTCCACGAAACCAACGGCACCGTCGCACGCTCCTTCTCAGCAGCCTTCGTGTTCGCCATTGTCACCGACCTGGTCACGGTGGGCGGAAACGGCCTCGCCTTCTTCGTCGGGCCGACCAAGAACTTGTCCATGGCGTCGCCGAGCCAGTTCCTCGGCCTCTTCAACCCCCAGAACAACGGCAACGCGAGCAACCACGTCTTCGCCGTCGAGCTTGACACCATCCTCAACCCGGAGTTTCGGGACATCAACAGTAACCACGTCGGCGTCGACGTGAACGGCCTGGCATCGGTCGTGGCCGAACCTGCAGGCTACTACGACGACGACACCGGCGATTTCAGGAACCTGACTCTCATCAGTGGTGATGCCATGCAAGTGTGGGTGGACTACGACGGCCGATCCACGGTGCTCAACGTGACCCTCGCGCCTGTGGAGGCTCCCAGGCCCAAAAAGCCCCTCATCTCCGTCACCGTCGATCTCTCGCCGGTGCTGAACGGCACGGCGTACGTCGGCCTCTCGTCGTCGACGGGGCCGTTCCGCACGCGCCACTACGTGCTGGGCTGGAGCTTTGCGCTGGACGGGGCAGCGCCGCCGCTCGACTACTCAAACCTCCCCAAGCCGCCCCGCATCGGCGACAGCAAGCGACGGTCCAAGGCGCGCGACGTCATCCTTCCGGTGGCCACTCCGATCCTCGCgctcgcggtggtcgccggcgtctcCCTGCTCTTGTGGCGGCGGTTGCGGTACGCGGAGCTGAGGGAGGAGTGGGAGGTGGAGTTCGGGCCGCACCGGTTGGCATACAAGGATCTGTACATCGCCACCGGCGGCTTCGACGGCAAGCACCTTCTCGGCGTCGGCGGGTTCGGGAGGGTGTACAAGGGCGTGCTCCCGgcgtccaagaaggaggtggccgTCAAGGTCGTCGTGTCGCACGACGACGCGAAGCTGGGGATGAAGCAGTTCGTCGCCGAGGTTGTCAGCCTCGGCCGCCTCCGGCACCGCAACATCGTGCAGCTGCTCGGCTACTGCCGGCGCAAAGGCGAGCTCCTCCTGGTTTACGACTACATGCCCAACGGCAGCCTGGACAATTGGCTGTACGACCGGAACGCGACGCCGCTGGGCTGGGCGCAGAGGCTCAGCGCCATTAGAGGCGTCGCGTCCGGCTTGCTCTACCTCCACGACGACTGGGAGAAAGTGGTGGTGCACCGGGACATCAAGGCGAGCAACGTGCTCCTGGACGGCGAGATGAACGCGCGGCTCGGCGACTTCGGGCTGGCCAAGCTGTACGACCGAGGCACCGACCCGCAGACTACCAGCGTGGTGGGCACCATGGGTTACCTCGCGCCGGAGCTGGCGTGCACGCGGCGGGTCACGCCGGCCACGGACGTGTTTGCGTTCGGAGCGTTCGTGCTGGAGGTGGCCTGCGGCCGGCGGCCCATCGAGCACGGCGCGGTCGACGACAACCGGCTGGTGCTCGCGGACTGGGTGCTCGAGCGCTGGCACAACGGGGACGTCACGGACACGGCGGACCCGCGGCTCTCCGGCGCCTACGATGTCGAGGAGGCCGCGGCGGTGCTCAGGCTGGGCCTGGTGTGCTCCCATCCGGCGCCCGCTGCGAGGCCGTCGATGCGGCAGGTGGTGCAGTACCTTGACGGCGACGTGCCGATGCCCGagccggcgccgacgtatcggagcTTCACCGCGGTGGCCTTGATGCAGAACGCCAAGGGCAACGACTCCTACGTTGCTTCATACCCGTTGTCTTCGGCGACTAGCGTCGGCGCATCCTCTGTTCTCTCCGGGAGGTGATGTTCGAAGGCCGATCCCTGCCTCCCTGGCAACAACATAGGAGTACGCTTGCCAGGGATCACAACATCTTCTGATCTTTTTTTTTTTTAGATGAACATCTCCTGATCCCTGCAACATTTTTTTTTAAGATAGCAAACCGCTCATACCAAGCGCACTGCACGGTTTCATCCAGCACGTCAATCGAACCGGCAGACAGTACGTGAGATAGATAGCATGCTTGTTAACGGATTTTCGGTAGACAATTTGTGAGTCCCGAaatgtttttttttgaaacggaggcaaaagttttgcctcatccattaattaagatAGAAAAGAGTTTGTTACAAGACACCCAACAAACACGGCATGCGGATTACTCGCGTGAAATAAAGGACCCTAGCTTCTTTGCGCAGGCATGACCCAAAGGTTGGCCTCTATAGAGATGGAGGAGAGTAAGATTGGCGGTGGAGCATTCTTATGCTTAAACACTCTTGCGTTA encodes:
- the LOC119304288 gene encoding L-type lectin-domain containing receptor kinase SIT2-like, which codes for MRLKPVSVVSFLASLLFQFLAGGDGHFIYNGFDGAWLELDGMAVVEPDGKLALTNVTSQLKGSAFHPTPLRFHETNGTVARSFSAAFVFAIVTDLVTVGGNGLAFFVGPTKNLSMASPSQFLGLFNPQNNGNASNHVFAVELDTILNPEFRDINSNHVGVDVNGLASVVAEPAGYYDDDTGDFRNLTLISGDAMQVWVDYDGRSTVLNVTLAPVEAPRPKKPLISVTVDLSPVLNGTAYVGLSSSTGPFRTRHYVLGWSFALDGAAPPLDYSNLPKPPRIGDSKRRSKARDVILPVATPILALAVVAGVSLLLWRRLRYAELREEWEVEFGPHRLAYKDLYIATGGFDGKHLLGVGGFGRVYKGVLPASKKEVAVKVVVSHDDAKLGMKQFVAEVVSLGRLRHRNIVQLLGYCRRKGELLLVYDYMPNGSLDNWLYDRNATPLGWAQRLSAIRGVASGLLYLHDDWEKVVVHRDIKASNVLLDGEMNARLGDFGLAKLYDRGTDPQTTSVVGTMGYLAPELACTRRVTPATDVFAFGAFVLEVACGRRPIEHGAVDDNRLVLADWVLERWHNGDVTDTADPRLSGAYDVEEAAAVLRLGLVCSHPAPAARPSMRQVVQYLDGDVPMPEPAPTYRSFTAVALMQNAKGNDSYVASYPLSSATSVGASSVLSGR